The genomic window GTTAGTACAGCTGCCAAGTGCCAATCTGAGATAACCCTTTGAAACAATTTTCAATTTAGTCCAGGCTCAGCAATCTCATAATGAGTTTgctttatttgatattttgattGTCAGTCATAAGTAGGAACAGACTAATTAAGTCGTTGTTTTACAGGATGCTAACTAGCATTCTTCAAGGTGGGTTAAGCTGTACTGTAGCTGCTTAAGTGCTTAAATCTTTCACccaggtaaaacaaaaagttataaTTGATGAGGTATAACATGACTTAAGACAAGGAAACTTTAATTAAGGTATAAGTAACTTTGGACTCctgtaaactttgttttagttttttgactTTTACACATaaacttaaccctcctgaagccctcgtaactgaagagagtaagagaaacccttgtaactttgggtccatttgacccgaaggccacgggaaaGGTAACAGAATAAAGCGGCTGCACCTGTTTGCTGTAGAAATCCTCTGTGGCTGGACTGATGCCCCAAATCTCTCCTTTTAgagaagaaaacttttttttttctttctgatggGCAAAAGGCAACATAGAATCTTTTAATCACAACAGTCCTATTATTTTCCCTTCTGCTGCCAGCAGATTTGACCTCGTGTTCCCCctaaaacaggggtgtcaaactccaggcatCAAGGGCTGcagtcctgggagttttaggttttcctgttccaacacacctgattcaaatggtttaattacctcctcaccaaatcatcaagttctccagcagcacggcaacaagtcatccattaaaaccaggtgttttaaagcaagaacacatctaaaacatgcaggacagcggctcccgaggaatggagtttgacacccctgccctaAAAGGGTATGTGGCTGTTTGAACAAGAAGAAAGTGACATGAAGTTGCTTCACACAGTCAACGCTTCGCTGCTTGTATCCTTcactaaaaaaaaggttaaatgcTTACAATAGGATGTTGCCAAATTGTCTTTCATACTAGTTAGATATTACAGAATATAATACTTTTACATGTGCTAATTGCAGTTTTTGCAGTATGTCACAAACAGAGGTGGGCTAAAGCAAGagtccagtagttttccaaactggatcttttttctttccacggcagctggtgtctatctcctggacaggtcacacgtccatcacaaggacacatggagacaaatgagataaacaaacatccaagctctgactcacctgcattttacagttaccaattaacctgacACGCATGTTTTTGGCCTGCGAGAGGAAACCGGATTACCCAGAAAAAACCCACATGTACACTGGGAGAACGTGCAAAGTTTTCTAGACCAGTCTCTGCCAgagtaaaaagcaaaaacaacaaaaaaattaaatgttccAAAATGACCAGGTCAAAGTCCACACCTCAGTTCAAATGAAAACCTCTGCTATGATACACAGATCGTTGTAGACAACCAATGGGAGCGGTTTGGTCAAAAAGAAAATTCCCGTGGTTAGATGACCCAAGCTTGTAAAGATGCCCCTAAAGAAACCTGTTGTTGTAATTGCTGCAAAAGGTGGCTCTAAATAATTAACCCAAATATGTGTACAATTCCTTTTATATCCATTTACCTTCATTAACCTTTCACAATCATTGGCAACTTTAATCAAAGTGTAATGTGAGACGGAGATTACATGTTTCTTACCCAATAGTTAACGGGAGTGGTGTCAAGTTATATTACTGTAAATGCTGACTTCCAGGAAGCAGGAAGTCTAGCTCCAGGGCCTTTGTTTTACAACTCAGTGAGCTTTACTGGCCGGTTGCTGCACCTCATTGTTTTACACCACGTGTCAAAATCGAGGCCAAGgtgacatttaaatattattagttCTGACCCGCCAGACTgggacagatcaagtctctATTGCTTCTTATTTTGCTTAGTGAAGTCTTCCTGTGACAGTTattttgaagccaagaaaacaagttttattttctcagcaaTCTTTGATTTTGGCGTGAACAAAGCAACAGAGAAAATCGAGTGGGACATCAAACTCTTGGTAATAAACCTTCAGCCAAGAAACGACATCTGACCGGAGTTAATGTGCATCAGAGTAAcagagtctgctttaatgtatgtcatatttttctgtattttcttgtggtttcaaagttaaatgtagcTGTATGACTGGattttttattgtcatgaactgggtggaaggaggcgaaccctgagcgcagactcatggtgataaaaaaactcatttatttagaaacaaaaggcaaacccaaaacaaaggctgacgtggcagcaaaatctaaactaaattcaaaaaaacactatctaaacaaaacatgaacagacctgtgacaagagaaaccactgggagacgagaAAGCACGAGCAAACGGAAGGatggcacatcagggaggcaaagaatgacaatgaaccagcagagaagtagagaatgtgaccgggtattaaaggcagagggtgattagtggaagtgggcacaggtgacatgattatggagctagaggcaggtgtagatgggtgagaaaagggaagagagagagtgtgactgaggagaagtgaatgttggctgaggcacagggaagagacaaaacacaaacaataaactataactgaaacatgaagacaaaaacataattccAAAACTCAGATTCTAACATTTAtggctttttagctgttttaatagAGAGAAATTCATAAGAAGGCATCAGAAATGAAGGCTAATGATGTGTTCAACCTATATTTCTttgttaattaaaatctgtttgctctaaattctatataatatgTAACTGGTAAAATGTACTTAATATCTCTATATGAATGATtcgacatattacatctaaaacaaggttaatttatgtgtTATTTCAATAGATATTGATCGAGactggcccttggctaggaccaaatttttaattttggttcgCTCGTGTTATTGAGTTTGACTTTTACACTAATGATGTTCAAACTCTATAACCTTCATTTATACACTGGACTGAATAGTTGcaattaaacaataacaaaatcacTGAAACAGTGAACCTTTTGCTGTAAAATACTCAAGAAATGAGCAAAATTAAAGCATAACCTGTGTATGAATGCATGACGGGGCTTAACAATGGCAGTTCAATAATAAAAGCGCCgtaaattattttaacattttaaaatattttgcagtgTGTGATCAAATCTGTACAATGGGATGGAAATGATGAGAAAAATCCCCATAATAtagtttttttgcacatttttttaatcctaaaattACTGCTccatttgcttttattgtggttgagcaataaaaaaagaaaataaaaaagtgcacatAATGAGATCAAGTACCTGTCTGTTTGGTCTCTTTGGTCTTATCAAGCCTATTAGTCACTCaagcaaaaggaaaactatgcagtttttttaaggAAGTACAGTACATGAAGTCACTGCCTTCCAAGTAAACTTTTTCATCAGTTCATCGGACAGTAACTGGACGTCTGCCAGTAAAGCTGGTTTTATGTAatcaaatgtgaaaatgttttaatgctgAATATATGAGCACACCTCTTAGAATATTGCTTTAAATATTAGTCATTTAAAATCACCAGACATATGTgaataacaaacatttttactggaacatttaaaaataatagacTTGTTATAAAGTGTTCCCTTTCCTTTACAGagcattttcaaataaaacttatCACACTTCCCTGTGTGTCTAGTTACTGTGAGTACTGTAAAATGAACACACAGGACTGTTTCAGTCCTCAAACTGGTCTGATGAGACCAATAATGTGTGTCTGAAGGTCATATATTCCCATCAGTGTAACACCTGTGAGTAATAAGTCACCTCAGGTTTCCTCATATTTGATCACGAAGCCTTTGACGGTAAATGACCCTCCTTAAGTAAGCACCGAAGTTCAACGACACATGGCaaagctgattaacattttacctactttttttcctgcaaagaAATGTTGGAATACCTGCAGctttttgaaactgaaaaagctTCTTGCGGAAACCGAATATTGTTAATTAAGGTTGTAGTTGGGAAGCACTGGGACATTTTTTCAAACTCAATAATGTgcgtgtttttggtctgtgggaggaaaaaccGGAGTGTCAGGAAAAAgcccacacagaaaggcctgcAGCTTAGATTCAAACTGCAAACCTTCTCGCTGCGACACTGCGTCCAAACCAAAGTTCACTAATTTATGTGAGAACTGTTATGACCTATTTCTTCAATTTAAAGTAAGTGAGCCTGGGAGGTTAAGCAAAAAGTAGGTGACGCTGTCAGCCACACACTTTAATAAAGGTGTAGACGATAAGCACCAAAATGAGTTGGAGCTGTTGGTAAAAAGCCTAGTTGCTTAATACCTGCTTATCGTAGAACAAAGctcataaaactcaaaatacaaacataaaactgagaCACACGTCGATAATTCCTCTTTGATAAACTTATTGGTACTTTGTTCCCAGAAGGCTTAGAATACAATGAATAGTCATGGTCTAGACGTCAAGAAACTTGAGGGAACTgaacaaagtaattatttatttccacaAGTTAACCAAGTTCATTTCGTAGATAAGATATGAGCCTCTTTGGCGTGACTGCACTTTCCTTGGTTATTGAGTGGACAGCTATTAATTGCTTATCAACCTCATGTAGATTTCTTTGTATACCCAATTCAAAAACCCAGCAAACTTCAGATTCTTCTCAGTATCATCATCCTCCTGGAAAAAGGAATCCCAGTGTCAAATTCTAATTGTGCATTATGGTAATATCAATGTATTTTTGAGTTGCAGGTGAAATCTTTGCCCTGTTTGTGTGACTTCTGCCCcaccttcacactggatgatacTCTCCACAATGTACAAGACCTACCACAATAAGGCTGAATCAGATACAATTTAGAAGACCTCCATCAATTTGAAGGCAGTCATGCTTttagtactcaccaaatagATCTTTCCTGCATTCTTTACATCCCTGGGATGTTATCTTGCTCTCTAATTATGCTCTATATGTCACTAGGCATACTTACATATTTACGTCAATACTACCAGTTACGGCAACAACCTCCCCACGTTCCAGACCCCACCCTTGCACAGCTCTAGGACTGAATGTCAGAATGCAGCTGCATGCTTGCACACCATGATCTAGGTGGTTTCCTTGACCTTTATCCTGATTGCAGTTACAGCCTAAGCTTGAGCACGGCCAGTCCTTCGAAGTATTGATGACTAAGCCACGTTGGTGAGCGAGTTAGGCCTGGAACCTCTGCCGCCATGCTCCCCTACTCTCCACCCAGGACGTCAGTATGCTGCCACAACATCGACGGACCACCATAACCTCGATATGGCAGTTCTGTTCATGCTCAAACCCCTCTGTAATCTACCACATTCTCACATGTAAATGGGAGCCTTAATACATGACTTTATCAAGTCCCTGCAAAGACTATTCATGTTCTGACTGATTATCTGCTGCATCACAGATGTCATCAAGTGTGAAAGGGGGCCTAAAGGAAAAATATAGTTCACAAGAACCTGTAGCCTCTGAGGTCTACACTTTATCTCTGCAGAGCTATACGCCAAGGCAAAGCCaaacattcagatttatttagaaagaaatgtaaaaaacagtacacatgaaaaaaaaacaagcaccgTTTCAAATCATCACCTACATTTTGgaaatttgttgtttgcttttgcaGATGGAAACAGACGTGCAGCCAAACTGGGCAGATCTGGTGAGTGATATACTGCACCCATGGCTGAACAAAGAGATTTTATCTCATGTTGACAGGATTGACAGGGAAATGCTGCCAAATAAGCACACGGATGTCCTCAAAACGGAATTTCTGAATGATGCAACAGCCTTACAGTGTTCAAAAACAGCCCTCACACCCAACGCTGATGATGGGTGTGAATGTTTCCTGAAAGGTGAGCTCGACCAAATCAATTCGCCGGTGTccagatgcaaaaaaacaaggagGAATTTCCCAGTCAGGCACGTACACCGCATGGCATGCTTTAACCAAACAAGACCTCATTTTGCAGCATGTCTGTCTGAGGAGGGAAACAATGAGGGAAGCGAGGTGTGTGGACATGCAGCTGACCTCTTTCTGAAGACATTTCCAAAACTCTTTCAAGTAAAATGCATGCACTGTTCTTTAAAGCACTTTTCTGCGACAGGCCAGAGTCGAGGTGTTGACTGTTGGATAATGCTTCAGAGATTTTAGGCTcgcaacacatttcaaacaacATTGTGACTTTGTAACGATGCTGTTCCTTCTCCTAACACTTCAAATATATTCTGGTCTTGAGGCTACAACCCAGGCAAAACATTGGACACAGTTGGCATAAGCTGAAGTCCAATTTTCTCTTATGTCAGACTTCTAATGCTCATACTAAAGAGTTTCATCATACGGGCACCTCCGCCACATATTTGCTCCCAATACGATCTCATGTTTCACCCTCCACATGTTGAAATTTTGTACTTTGTGAGTATACAGTAGATGCCTGACATGCAGGCAGATTTTGCAAATGCTTCCGCCCACAGGTGAACAAAAAGATATGTCTTGGTGACACACACATAAGAAGAAAGCGCAGCCAAAACCCTTGACTTAGACGTCTGGTTTTACTACGCGGAGTGATGCAACGGTGTTGTTTTGTCTTCGGCACGTCATTCAGTGTCAGGCGACCGAGACAGTCAGAGGGTGGACCGACATCAGCCCTTTTCTGTGAGACTTTCCCAAACTGAGTCAAAACCAAGAATGTTCACAGAACATCAGGTTGATTTCTGGGTCatatttaaaacaggaaatgagacGACATCCCGCTCCTCTTTAACGCCATGTACGtccatgtttacattttaggcCCGCAAAACTCTTTGGACAAGTTATTTACTAATTTTTGATGTTCCCATTCTTTTTCACAGCTCTTCTGGAAATGGAAACATTAACCCTTGACCTATTTTATGTAATACTTTGTCCAGTTCTTTCTGTAAACACAACTTAATCGATCAAGGTGAAATTAACAATCCAGTTGTCTGTAATTAAAATAGAAAgcaaagaatgtttttttttgtttgtttttctttttcaatacACTGTTTTAGCCCTTTCTGATTTGGGGGTTTTGTGggttacttttgttttattatctcaTTCATGCCAAATTTTTGTGAATATGACACTATGCTTTGGTATTATTGTTGTGCAGACGGACCGTTCCCTAAAGAGACAGGGTGATCCACAGATCTGTGAACGGTTTACATATATAAGTGCATCCAcagatgtctgaatgtttccattttttttaatggcccaatttcttagtttaaacatttgatatgtttactatgtttaaTTGTGAATAGaatataggtttatgagatttgcaaatcattacaatttcttttttttttttttacattttatataacgtCCAAACTTTTTTCGGTATTGGGGTTGTAATATACAGAAAATCTTTCATGCTTAAAACTCCTAAATTGTGGGCTACAGTAAGCTGGTtatagcagctgctgctggcttcattttcctacttggcAATTGATTAGATGTGTACaggaaaaattgaaaaaagtgGCCAATTTAGGCTGATTAAAATTGGTCCACCTCTAATTCCTCACCTTCTCCCATCCCACCAGTTCCATTCCTCGTCCTTTATCCTTACTTTTTCTCATCCAAGTCATCCTTTTTCATCCGTTTAACTTATTTTAGAGTTTAGAGAGCTATAAGGAGCAGACCCACATTGCCAGATTCAAATCCATgtccatgtgtttttgttcagtactTTATATTGTCTCATCGCGTCATCCCTGCTTTATCCCTTTCAACATCCACTTATCCATGTGGGGGGCGGTCCTAAGCTGACCAGGATGCTTGCCCAGAGAGATAGTCTTCTTCTTCCTAGCCGCCAACCATGAGAGTCCTCAGATGAGATTCAACCTTCAGATCGAATCGACCTCTCTTTCTCAATTccttaactttaaataaacccGTAAACTCATTTTGTTGTGGCACGGTTCCCTGCTAATGAACCATCATTTGTTTTCTATACCCACTTGATCCTTTTCCAGGGTCACAGAGACCTGGTGTGTCTTTCCAGGTGGAGTAAACCCTAGACAAGTCGCCAGTCCATCAAGGAGCCACAGAGACATGCAACCACgagcacacactcacacacacacaagttaaaATCTTTAATTAACCTAGCTTCAGTGTTTTAGGACTCTAGGAAATCAGAATACCATGAGAAAGCCCATCTATGCACAGTGCAAACTCCATGCAACCCAGAGGAAATGGTGCCAGCCAACAGTTCCACAATGCAGCACCTATTATGCAAcgaaaaattattttatttacaaacgtAAACAACCCGCAGCTTAGAAACTCTGGGCTGTTTTTCAGGTTAGCTGTGTAAATCGTCTTTGAGACTTTGAACAAACAAGCGCCACAGGCGTGTTGGGTCACAGTAATTGTACGCAGTAAACAAGGCTTGTCAACAACTCTAATGGTTCATTGTATGCAAATCTTAGGAATGTTTTGCCGCTGCGCCTCGGGCTCAGCCTGCATACAATCACAGTGGGtcacttttgtttcattttgttacGTCTCATTGTTCTGGGTTCATTTCTCAGTAATGGAAGGGGTGGTGCtagggttgtttttttcctccgccaaggaggttattctgtgtctgtgcacaagattatttgaaaagttatgaacggattttcatgaaatcatcaggaaacatcaaacacgGTATAAGGAACAAATGATTCGATTTTGTGGCAATTCAGGAACTCTTTAAAGAAACTGACATAATAAAGATCCCTATAACTAGTAGTAATCTAAGCGGACAGTGAccctgtggccttggtggaggtttgagctCGCTGAGTGCCTCTAGTCCGACCTGAAATGATGCaaggttgaaaagaaaaacaaaagtttcataAGTAAAGGTGTGTGGGTTCATTGAAAAATACTTTTCATGACTAGTCACCACAAACACTTATTGTTGTGAAACTTCCTTAAACCAAAGGACATTGTCCTCCAAAGTCTCGCCAGTGAATATGGGGCTTGAAATCCAATCCTCTTGCCTTTATGTCTGTACCaggaatttaaaataatgaGGAAGCTGAAAGTTTGTTATTTAAGAAAGTAAAGGAAATAACTTCACCAACTGTGCCACTTCTGCTGTGACATCTACTTGAGCAGCCTAAGGACTGTTTGTTACCCAGGATGTTGTTTGACCTATCTCTGTCACCACTTTGACTAACTCCCTCCACCTCAAGAAGTTTGAGTCATTCGACTGTCCCAGTCCGTTCTGATGTAGGGATGCACTTCCTTACTGTAAATCAAACCTCGGCTCTAGTTGATTTCCTTCTGCCCAGGTCAGTTCTCAAACTGTCTGGTAGCTACTagatattttgacttttttttttttgaagtggaatTCTTCAGAAAGGGTCTGAATATTTATCTTGCCTGTTTAAATAAGCTCAACTAAGGAGCTAACGGCTCATATGTTACAAAGTGATgcagttatgttttatttgaaaaaaggtTGCAgctgaaacctttaaaaaaaatcttgcagcGACTGGTTTTGATGCTTGACATGACAAAATATGTTAGTAGTTTTTTGGGTATTTTACTGCATAATTAAAGAAGTGACTCAAAGATGaaatttcttcttattattatgttcatatcttttttgtttttaaagacccACAGCAAAGTTAACATTTGGATGAACATAACCTTTAAAATTGAACATTTACAAAGTGGCTTTAAAgcataaatctgtgttttagtgTCAAGAAAACATATTCTGTTCAGCTTTAATTGTGAATAATTGTTTATgttcttgaaaaaaaattgcactattctgtttgatttttacacATTGTTTTTTGGGCaacctccccccctccctccaaaATGCCCCTTAGGATGTTAAAAGATTTCCTTTTGAAAAGTTCTTAATGGAAACTATGCCTGAAAAAGTTTTGCGCACAGAAACATACACCACATCCAACACTTCAGTTAAGATTTGAATTTATTGAACTGATTGACCATCACGTAAAGACACATCTCAAACAAGCTGTAATgcagaacacaaacaaaggTTTGATAACATATTTTCAAAGTAGAACAGAACAGAACGGTTATTAATTGGGTGACGGCAGCTTGTTTACCATCGGGGGGCAGTGCCCACCACTGCTGCATCACAAGAAACTGTTTAAACACAGaatacaaatgtaaaatgtacTATAAGACACAGTACAACAGGAAATAAAGGTACTATAAATgacaagcaaacaacaacaaaaaaatcattcaaatatGAATCTATTTCCTTAAAGAGATGTTAAAATCAAAGATAATATAATATACATTATATTTATAACATCCTATATTCCCATTAAAGCTACCTTCATTTGTTGCTATAACATGAGAATCCTACATTTCCTCCATCCCAAAGTTTTTCATGCTTCACTGAAGCtatgcttttaaaatgtaaacttaaGATGCcaaagctcattaaaaaaaaaatgaacatcagTAGAcattgcttgtgtttttactttttctatgCTTCTCTCTTTTAAACATCATAATAAATCTAAGACTGACTGAGTACTTCAGCCTGTTATATATTAGAAGGTGCATATGTGGGATTTTAATTggtttaaagaataataaaaaaaaaagactgtttgtTGAACAGCACTGGTTCTGGTTTCCCTAACGGCTGTAAATGGGCTGTGGCCGATTCTGAAGGAGGGTCTTGTTGACCATGGCGGCCTTGCGTGTCATGGAGGTGCAGCGGGTCAGGATCTCTTCGGTCTTGGGTCTGGGGGGAACTCGTGGCGCGGCTGGGGCCGCCTCGCTCTTGGTGGACCTGGCAGATTCAGTGCTCTCGGTGCTGGGGCTGGAGGCGGTGCTGGTGTTAGAACTGCGGCGGACAGAGAGACTCAGATCGGGGATGCTGGCTGAGCTGGGACTGAGGTCGGGCTGCTCAGGGCTGACGGGACTGCCCTCGGGGCTGACGGGACTGCTCTTGGGGCTCTGTGGCTCCGCTTTTAAACTCAAGGAGGAATCGCTGCTGGAGGACAGGTTGGAGAAGATGGAGTCGGTGCTGCCTGATGCGGCGCCGCCCCTCTCTGACTGTGTCTGCAGCAGAGCATCGGAGAGGACATCTAGGGACTGAGCCCTTTGGAAGCGAGCTGGGATGCTGGGACCCTCAGAGACTTGTTGGAAACTGTTTTCTTCGCTGCTTCTTGGTGGAAAAGAAACCTGGGGTTCTCTGCTGGTTGCCAGGTTTAGGGAGGAACTGTGCATCTTCCTGTGCAGGCCATGGAAACCCGCCCGTGGGTTGTTGTATGGCTGCAGGTACATCGATGGGATGTAACCAACTTTGCCATTGAACCTGAGGGGAAGATTGCAGGAAAAAGTTTAATAGATGTATTCAGTGTTCAATTTCAGGTTATGaattaacagaaaacaactatGAAATAGACAATAATCTGTTTGTGGCATTTgtatacaaacaaaaagccaacGTGTTCATGAAAACTTCAAATATAGACGAGATATTGATACCTGATGAGCCACCAGCCGTCTTCGGACTTCCTGAGCACGTCCACCACGGAGCCAATGGATACAGACACCTCATCCACTTTCTTGGTAGAGTAATTCTTCACGGCGCAGTACAGAGAACCTGAACATAACAGAACACCttcattaacaacacatttaAGCAGCTCTACAGATGAAACTGAGGAAACAGAGATCCCTAGTGCTGAAATTTGGAACTACTAGACTTCACAGTTCACTCTGTACACGGAAAAAGAATATCTTACCTCCCACGTATCCAtcgtcatcctcctcctctccatccaGGACCTCCAGGTAGGGAGCAGGAAACCAAGCCAGCTTCTTGCTCTCGTTCTCCACCAGCCACCAACctgcacaacaaaaaacaccaggGAATGAGCATGAAGCCGGACAAaggtctgctgtgtttgtttatctgtttagaTCCAACAACACCACAATATattttttgggatttttttgtattttcaggaAGAAGCTGATAAAGCTGAAGCACTGACCTGCGGGGTCTTTGATCAGGACGTCCAGCTTCTCGTCTACGGCGACCTTAAACGGCCTGTTTTTGGTGTCCTTGGTCTCGTAAGACGCCACGCAGCGGTACGTCTGGGTGACAAACGGGTGGGTGACGTTCCCCACAGAGTGGCGAGCACCGCCGTTCCCGTGTTCTTTGTCCGTCAGGTCATCGGTCATCATGATCATGACACTGTATGTCAGAGACAAGAAAtggttggtttttaaaaaaacgacTCAAGAACACAGAGCGGTGCCATGAGAGTTCCTGCGGTGCTGTGAAACTCACGTGTTCTTGGTGAAGTCCGTCTGCAGGTCGTGGTCCTTGGGGGTGAAAAAGCGCGTGACCTCTGAACTCTGCGTCACAGTGGGGTCACAGTTGAGAAGCTTGGCGCAGTAACTCTCCAGGAACTTCATTTGCCTGACCGACTTCTTGGATCCTTTCTGCTGGAGGCTGCTCCTTCTGGCCTTTCCTGGAGAAGGAACAAGGAAGAGTTTATTACAGCTGAAGTCACATTTTACGGTCTGTGCATGACTGTGAATATTAACATCCTTGTTGGACATTTGTTCATGTAACCAACCAGATAAAATGATCTTACCGTTGAATTTCGGGATCATTCTGTCGTTTTTGCGAAAAGGTTTAAAGTTAGgaaacttcttttttaattccctctgtaaaacaaacaaaccaaaaaaagacagattaggACTTCTATCTATTGCTACAACCAAGTGTAAATAAAGCTGATgatagattagattagattagatttggtgtttttcttACATGAAACTTCCTGAAGTCGGGGAAGGATCTGTAGATGATCACCTCCgcttcatcagaccacaggacagaCACCATGAACATCTGTGAGGGTGGCGAAACAAATTAATTCACTTTACCATCAAAACGTAACAAATATGAAGACaagaaatataaatgtgaaTGCCGTGGACTCACCTTGAGTTTCGGCTTGTCCCTGCGGACTCCTCCGATGATGCGGGCACTAAGAACAAATCGCTGATCTGCGGACATCTTGCTTGGCTCCTCCAGGTAGTGGACTGAGTCTCTGCTTATCTGATCTCAGATCTCCTGCTCGCTGCTACTACAAGCCCGGGCTGGAGCTCCTTTTATAGCTCCTGCTGGCCCTGAAAGGAGGAGGAGTTTGGCAAACGCTCAGAGGGAGGAGAAGGATGCAAGCATCCCTACAGGGTGTGGGCGCAGCATCAGAACCGCACATGTCAAAAGGGTTGATGTGGAAAAAATGCTG from Kryptolebias marmoratus isolate JLee-2015 linkage group LG17, ASM164957v2, whole genome shotgun sequence includes these protein-coding regions:
- the LOC108237086 gene encoding NADPH oxidase organizer 1; translated protein: MSADQRFVLSARIIGGVRRDKPKLKMFMVSVLWSDEAEVIIYRSFPDFRKFHRELKKKFPNFKPFRKNDRMIPKFNGKARRSSLQQKGSKKSVRQMKFLESYCAKLLNCDPTVTQSSEVTRFFTPKDHDLQTDFTKNTVMIMMTDDLTDKEHGNGGARHSVGNVTHPFVTQTYRCVASYETKDTKNRPFKVAVDEKLDVLIKDPAGWWLVENESKKLAWFPAPYLEVLDGEEEDDDGYVGGSLYCAVKNYSTKKVDEVSVSIGSVVDVLRKSEDGWWLIRFNGKVGYIPSMYLQPYNNPRAGFHGLHRKMHSSSLNLATSREPQVSFPPRSSEENSFQQVSEGPSIPARFQRAQSLDVLSDALLQTQSERGGAASGSTDSIFSNLSSSSDSSLSLKAEPQSPKSSPVSPEGSPVSPEQPDLSPSSASIPDLSLSVRRSSNTSTASSPSTESTESARSTKSEAAPAAPRVPPRPKTEEILTRCTSMTRKAAMVNKTLLQNRPQPIYSR